AGCAAGAGATTGAAAGTTCCGTATAAACTAACGCCGCCTCAGGATGAAGTGGTGTCGTCGCTGCATAATCGAAATAATTCATCATAAATTCCTCCAAATTAATATAAATAGTAAATACAATCTTGTCATATTAAGAGTAATATGTAAAGATAGGTGTCAAGACAGTTGTTCAGAAAGACAAATATTCGAACCTGTTAAATACTTCTTTAGATTGGCAGTGTAAAGAGGTAATTCAAAATTTATGCTTCAAGTTGCAAAACTTGTAACAAGTGCAGACCTTAGAGTAGTAGGGCGAATACTAGAGAAGACATTCCTATTGAAAACGAACAATGAAGAGAAACGCGCATTGTTCAGTTACAAAAGGGTGTAGAAATGGGGAGAAGACTACATGAACGTCATCAAGTTAAGATCCATGCTTGAACAATTTTATATAGAAGATATCGGGAATGGCGACTTATCCGGTGCGTTTTTATTTCCGGAATCAGCCAGTGGCGAACTGAACCTTATGGCAAAAATGGATGGGATCTTTTGTGGGAAAAGTATTATTCAAGAGTGCATGCGGATTATTGATGATCAGACGACTGTTTCATGCTATATAGCGGATGGAGAAAGAGTAGAAAAAGGGACCATACTGGCATCGGCGAAAGGGTCCATTCAAAGTTTACTTAAAAGTGAACGAGTCCTTTTAAATCTAATTCAACGAATGAGCGGCATCGCAACGGAAACAAGTGAAGTCGTCGAGCGAGTGAAAGGAACAAATGCGCGAATATGTGACACGAGAAAAACAATGCCTGGCTTACGAATGCTAGATAAATACGCAGTGCGCGCCGGCGGTGGTTTCAATCATCGATTTGGGTTGGATGATGCGGTTATGTTGAAAGATAATCATCTTGCTTTCGCTGGATCGATTTCAAGAGCTATCAGAAAGGTTAGAGAAGGTCTCGGCCATACCGTAAAAATAGAAGTCGAAATCGAAAAGTTAGAGCAATTGAAAGAAGCAGTAGAAGCGCGCGCAGATATTATTATGTTCGATAATTGCACACCTGAAGAAATTATGGAGTGGAGACAAATTGTACCAGATTCGATAATCACAGAAGCTTCTGGAATGATTACGAAAGATACAATTTCCGAGTACGCGAAAACGGGTGTTGATTATATATCTTTAGGTTATTTGACGCATTCTGTAAAAGCTTTTGACATCAGTGCGAATGTTTCAGTACATACAAATTAAGTAGGGGGAATTGAGTGTGACAATCTTACAATATTTCGAAGAACAAAAAAGTGGTACGTTACCTGAAAAGTATCGAAGCCTAACGTCTGAACAAATGGAGG
This genomic window from Sporosarcina sp. Marseille-Q4063 contains:
- the nadC gene encoding carboxylating nicotinate-nucleotide diphosphorylase; translated protein: MNVIKLRSMLEQFYIEDIGNGDLSGAFLFPESASGELNLMAKMDGIFCGKSIIQECMRIIDDQTTVSCYIADGERVEKGTILASAKGSIQSLLKSERVLLNLIQRMSGIATETSEVVERVKGTNARICDTRKTMPGLRMLDKYAVRAGGGFNHRFGLDDAVMLKDNHLAFAGSISRAIRKVREGLGHTVKIEVEIEKLEQLKEAVEARADIIMFDNCTPEEIMEWRQIVPDSIITEASGMITKDTISEYAKTGVDYISLGYLTHSVKAFDISANVSVHTN